In Nicotiana tabacum cultivar K326 chromosome 19, ASM71507v2, whole genome shotgun sequence, one DNA window encodes the following:
- the LOC107787724 gene encoding siroheme synthase-like (The RefSeq protein has 4 substitutions compared to this genomic sequence) has product MALVSRIPSISPSSGATQLRKIKSFGLKPVSCINYVSQSSSPFTEKHSIERYQRDNWIYKNELEEKSGSCPILPDPSYVRDYDIALQLPELKKMLRVLKEKRKSEGGGDKRGPGNVYLVGTGPGDPELLTLKALRVIQNADLLLYDRLVSNEVLDLVGPDARLLYVGKTAGYHSRTQEEIHELLLSFAEAGANVVRLKGGDPLVFGRGGEEMDFLQQQGIQVKVIPGITAASGISAELGIPLTHRGVANSVRFLTGHSRKGGTDPLFVAENAADPDCTLVVYMGLSTLPSLASKLIHHGLPTDTPAVAIERGTTPQQRMVFAELKNLAGDIASNQLVSPTLIIIGKVVALSPLWPHSAEENPILVETRSSTNTVQ; this is encoded by the exons ATGGCTCTTGTAAGTAGAATTCCTTCAATTTCTCCTTCTTCTGGAGCAACCCAATTGAGAAAAATCAAATCTTTTGGGCTTAAACCTGTTTCTTGCATAAACTATGTATCACAATCATCTTCCCCCTTTACTGAGAAGCATTCAATTGAGAGATACCAAAGGGACAATTGGATTTACAAGAATGAATTGGAGGAGAAATCTGGTTCTTGCCCAATTCTACCTGATCCCAGCTATGTTAGGGACTATGACATAGCTTTACAGCTACCTGAGCTGAAGAAAATGCTTCGGGTTttgaaggagaaaaggaaaagtgaAGGAGGGGGTGATAAAAGAGGGCCTGGGAATGTGTACTTGGTTGGTACTGGACCAGGGGATCCTGAGTTGTTGACACTTAAGGCTTTGAGGGTTATTCAGAATGCTGATCTTTTGTTGTATGATAGATTAGTTTCTAATGAAGTGTTGGATTTGGTTGGTCCTGATgctagacttctttatgttgGTAAAACTGCTGGTTACCATAGCAGGACTCAG GAAGAAATTCATGAGTTGCTTCTGAGTTTTGCAGAAGCTGGAGCAAATGTTGTGAGACTAAAAGGCGGTGATCCGCTG GTATTTGGACGGGGTGGAGAAGAGATGGATTTTCTTCAACAACAGGGAATTCAAGTTAAAGTAATTCCAG GTATTACTGCAGCTTCTGGTATATCAGCAGAGTTGGGAATTCCATTAACCCATCGTGGTGTTGCAAATAGTGTTAGATTTCTCACCGGTCACTCAAGAAAAGGCGGAACAGACCCGCTTTTCGTTGCAGAGAATGCAGCTGACCCTGACTGTACTTTAGTTGTTTATATGGGCTTGTCAACTCTTCCTTCCCTGGCCTCAAAGCTGATACATCATGGGTTGCCAACTGACACACCAGCTGTTGCCATTGAGCGAGGGACAACACCCCAACAACGCATG GTGTTTGCAGAATTGAAGAATCTTGCTGACGACATTGCATCAAACCAGCTAGTGTCACCAACCTTGATTATCATTGGGAAGGTTGTGGCGCTTTCACCATTATGGCGACATTCTGCTGAAGAGAGTCCCATCTTGGTTGAGACTAGACCTTCAACCAACACAGTGCAATAG